One stretch of Callospermophilus lateralis isolate mCalLat2 chromosome 11, mCalLat2.hap1, whole genome shotgun sequence DNA includes these proteins:
- the Cog1 gene encoding conserved oligomeric Golgi complex subunit 1 isoform X6, protein MAAQIKLLLEIPEKIWSFMEASQYLHATQLYLLCCHLHSLLQLDSSSSRYNPILSRFPILIRQVAAASHFRSTILHESKMLLKCQAVSDQAIAEALCSIMLLEESSPRQALTDFLLARKTTIQKLLNQPHHGAGIKAQICSLVELLATTLNQAHALFYTLPEGLLPDPSLPCGLLFSTLETITGQHPTGKGISVLKGEMKLCSWFRRLPASVIEFQPTLRTLAHPISQEYLRDTLQKWIHMCNEDIKNGITNLLMYVKSMKGLAGIRDAMWELLTNESTSHNWEVVCQRLLERPLLFWEDMMQQLFLDRLQTLTKEGFESISRSSKELLVSALQELESSTSNSTSNKHIHFEQNMSLFLWSESPSDLPPDAAWVNVANRGQFASSGLSMKAQAISPYVQNFCSALDSKLKVKLDDLLAYLPSDDVPLPKDAVPTQTKSSAFDRYADAGTVQAMLQMHSVACIKHILDGIQVELQNIEEVVQGQQDVLQGTKLHAVLFMARLCQSLGELCPHLKQCIVGKSRSSDKPSREARALKKQGKSKAQEILPVQAKWQEVKDVLLQQSVMGYQVWSSAVVKVLIHGFTQSLLLDDAGSVLATATNWDELEIQEETESGSSVTSKIRLPTQPSWYVQSFLFSLCQEINWVGGHALPKVTLQEMLKSCMFQVVAAYEELSEEKQIKREGAFPVTQNRALQLLYDLRYLSIVLTAKSEEAKSGRNKPDSRIEKVTDHLEALIDPFDLDVFTPHFNSNLNHLVQRTSVLFGLVTGTDNQFTPRSGTFNSQEPHNILPLASSQIRFGLLPLSMTSTRKAKSTRSTETKTQVGPPELSRADDPMHPGSLFRQLVSEEDDSSASSLFKLGWLASMTK, encoded by the exons ATGGCTGCCCAGATCAAACTACTCTTAGAAATCCCTGAGAAGATCTGGAGCTTCATGGAAGCCTCTCAGTATCTCCATGCCACACAGCTCTACCTGCTCTGCTGCCACCTTCACAGTCTGCTCCAGCTGGATTCTTCTAGTTCCCGATACAACCCCATCCTTTCCCGATTTCCTATACTCATCCGGCAGGTAGCAGCAGCCAGCCACTTCCG ATCAACCATTCTGCACGAAAGCAAGATGCTACTCAAATGCCAAGCTGTGTCTGACCAAGCTATAGCTGAGGCCCTCTGCTCTATAATGCTCTTAGAAGAGAGTTCTCCCCGCCAAGCCCTCACCGACTTCCTGTTGGCCAGAAAGACAACTATTCAGAAACTTCTCAACCAGCCACACCATG GTGCTGGCATCAAGGCCCAGATTTGCTCTTTAGTGGAGTTGCTGGCCACCACTTTGAACCAGGCTCATGCCCTTTTCTACACTTTGCCAGAAGGTCTGCTGCCAGATCCATCCCTGCCGTGTGGCTTGCTCTTCTCTACTCTGGAGACCATCACAGGCCAGCATCCTACTG GAAAGGGCATCAGTGTTCTGAAAGGGGAGATGAAGCTCTGCAGCTGGTTCAGACGCCTGCCAGCATCCGTCATCGAATTCCAACCAACACTCCGAACCCTTGCACATCCCATCAGCCAGGAGTACCTGAGAGACACGCTGCAGAAATGGATCCACAT GTGTAACGAAGACATCAAAAACGGGATCACCAACCTGCTTATGTATGTGAAGAGCATGAAGGGTCTTGCAGGGATCCGAGATGCCATGTGGGAGTTACTTACCAATGAGTCCACCAGTCACAACTGGGAGGTGGTGTGTCAGCGGCTTCTGGAGAGGCCACTCTTATTCTGGGAGGACAtgatgcagcagctcttcctggaTCGGTTACAG ACTCTGACAAAAGAAGGCTTTGAATCCATCTCCAGGAGCTCCAAAGAACTCCTGGTCTCAGCTTTGCAGGAGCTTGAGAGCAGCACCAGCAACTCTACATCAAATAAGCACATCCACTTTGAGCAGAACATGTCTCTCTTCCTCTGGTCAGAGAGTCCCAGTGACCTGCCTCCAGATGCTGCCTGGGTCAATGTGGCAAATCGGGGTCAGTTTGCCAGTAgtggcctctcaatgaaagcccaAGCTATCAGCCCTTATGTACAGAACTTCTGCTCTGCCCTGGATTCCAAACTGAAAGTTAAATTGGATGACCTCCTGGCTTACCTTCCCTCTGATGATGTGCCTCTGCCCAAGGATGCTGTCCCCACTCAGACCAAGAGCTCTGCCTTTGACAGATATGCAGATGCTGGGACTGTGCAGGCCATGCTGCAGATGCACTCGGTGGCATGCATCAAGCACATCCTGGATGGCATCCAGGTGGAGCTGCAGAACATTGAGGAAGTTGTGCAAGGCCAGCAGGATGTGCTCCAAGGCACCAAGCTGCACGCCGTGCTTTTCATGGCCAGACTCTGCCAGTCTCTAGGAGAACTGTGCCCCCACCTGAAACAGTGTATTGTGGGAAAGTCCaggagctctgacaaaccatcaagGGAGGCTAGGGCTCTGAAAAAGCAGGGGAAGAGCAAAGCccaggaaatccttcctgtacaggccaaatggcaggaagttAAAGATGTACTCCTCCAGCAGAGTGTGATGGGCTACCAGGTCTGGAGCTCAGCGGTCGTGAAG GTTCTGATTCACGGATTCACCCAGTCATTGCTTTTAGATGATGCTGGTTCAGTCCTGGCCACAGCTACCAACTGGGATGAATTAGAAATTCAAGAGGAGACAGAGTCTGGCAGCAGCGTTACATCGAAGATCAGACTTCCTACACAG CCATCCTGGTATGTACAGTCCTTCCTGTTCAGCTTATGCCAGGAAATTAATTGGGTTGGAGGTCATGCTTTGCCAAAGGTGACGCTGCAGGAGATGCTGAAAAGCTGCATGTTTCAAGTAGTAGCTGCCTATGAGGAACTTTCTGAAGAAAAGCAGATTAAG AGAGAAGGTGCATTCCCAGTAACCCAGAACCGGGCACTGCAGCTCCTCTATGACCTGCGCTACCTCAGCATCGTTCTGACAGCCAAGAGTGAGGAGGCAAAGAGTGGCCGCAACAAACCAGACTCCAG GATTGAGAAAGTGACTGACCACCTGGAGGCACTCATCGATCCATTTGACCTGGATGTTTTCACGCCACACTTCAACAGCAACCTTAACCACCTGGTGCAGCGGACTTCT GTTCTGTTTGGTTTGGTTACCGGCACTGATAATCAGTTCACCCCCCGGAGTGGCACATTCAACTCCCAGGAACCCCACAACATTCTGCCACTGGCATCAAGTCAGATCAG GTTTGGACTTCTTCCACTGAGCATGACAAGCACTCGGAAGGCTAAATCAACCAGAAGCACTGAAACAAAAACCCAG GTTGGTCCCCCGGAACTCTCCAGAGCAGATGACCCGATGCATCCTGGCTCCTTGTTCAGACAGCTCGTCAGCGAGGAAGATGACTCATCTGCATCTTCATTATTCAAACTTGGCTGGCTCGCTAGTATGACTAAGTAA
- the Cog1 gene encoding conserved oligomeric Golgi complex subunit 1 isoform X3 → MAAVATSPALKRLDLRDPAALFETHGAEEIRGLERQVRAEIEHKKEELRQMVGERYRDLIEAADTIGQMRRCAEGLVDAVKATDQYCARLRQAGWPRPPRAPQPQPPSQEKFYSMAAQIKLLLEIPEKIWSFMEASQYLHATQLYLLCCHLHSLLQLDSSSSRYNPILSRFPILIRQVAAASHFRSTILHESKMLLKCQAVSDQAIAEALCSIMLLEESSPRQALTDFLLARKTTIQKLLNQPHHGAGIKAQICSLVELLATTLNQAHALFYTLPEGLLPDPSLPCGLLFSTLETITGQHPTGKGISVLKGEMKLCSWFRRLPASVIEFQPTLRTLAHPISQEYLRDTLQKWIHMCNEDIKNGITNLLMYVKSMKGLAGIRDAMWELLTNESTSHNWEVVCQRLLERPLLFWEDMMQQLFLDRLQTLTKEGFESISRSSKELLVSALQELESSTSNSTSNKHIHFEQNMSLFLWSESPSDLPPDAAWVNVANRGQFASSGLSMKAQAISPYVQNFCSALDSKLKVKLDDLLAYLPSDDVPLPKDAVPTQTKSSAFDRYADAGTVQAMLQMHSVACIKHILDGIQVELQNIEEVVQGQQDVLQGTKLHAVLFMARLCQSLGELCPHLKQCIVGKSRSSDKPSREARALKKQGKSKAQEILPVQAKWQEVKDVLLQQSVMGYQVWSSAVVKVLIHGFTQSLLLDDAGSVLATATNWDELEIQEETESGSSVTSKIRLPTQPSWYVQSFLFSLCQEINWVGGHALPKVTLQEMLKSCMFQVVAAYEELSEEKQIKREGAFPVTQNRALQLLYDLRYLSIVLTAKSEEAKSGRNKPDSRIEKVTDHLEALIDPFDLDVFTPHFNSNLNHLVQRTSVLFGLVTGTDNQFTPRSGTFNSQEPHNILPLASSQIRFGLLPLSMTSTRKAKSTRSTETKTQDASIKPAGVLLGWSPGTLQSR, encoded by the exons ATGGCGGCTGTGGCCACCTCCCCGGCGTTGAAGCGACTGGATCTGCGCGACCCCGCGGCGCTTTTCGAGACTCATGGGGCTGAGGAGATCCGCGGGCTGGAGCGCCAGGTTCGGGCCGAGATCGAGCACAAGAAGGAGgagctgcggcagatggtgggcgAGCGGTACCGCGACCTGATCGAGGCGGCCGACACCATCGGGCAGATGCGCCGCTGCGCAGAGGGGCTGGTGGACGCCGTGAAGGCCACCGACCAGTACTGTGCCCGCCTGCGCCAGGCCGGCTGGCCGCGGCCCCCTCGCGCCCCGCAG CCACAGCCACCATCCCAGGAGAAGTTCTACAGCATGGCTGCCCAGATCAAACTACTCTTAGAAATCCCTGAGAAGATCTGGAGCTTCATGGAAGCCTCTCAGTATCTCCATGCCACACAGCTCTACCTGCTCTGCTGCCACCTTCACAGTCTGCTCCAGCTGGATTCTTCTAGTTCCCGATACAACCCCATCCTTTCCCGATTTCCTATACTCATCCGGCAGGTAGCAGCAGCCAGCCACTTCCG ATCAACCATTCTGCACGAAAGCAAGATGCTACTCAAATGCCAAGCTGTGTCTGACCAAGCTATAGCTGAGGCCCTCTGCTCTATAATGCTCTTAGAAGAGAGTTCTCCCCGCCAAGCCCTCACCGACTTCCTGTTGGCCAGAAAGACAACTATTCAGAAACTTCTCAACCAGCCACACCATG GTGCTGGCATCAAGGCCCAGATTTGCTCTTTAGTGGAGTTGCTGGCCACCACTTTGAACCAGGCTCATGCCCTTTTCTACACTTTGCCAGAAGGTCTGCTGCCAGATCCATCCCTGCCGTGTGGCTTGCTCTTCTCTACTCTGGAGACCATCACAGGCCAGCATCCTACTG GAAAGGGCATCAGTGTTCTGAAAGGGGAGATGAAGCTCTGCAGCTGGTTCAGACGCCTGCCAGCATCCGTCATCGAATTCCAACCAACACTCCGAACCCTTGCACATCCCATCAGCCAGGAGTACCTGAGAGACACGCTGCAGAAATGGATCCACAT GTGTAACGAAGACATCAAAAACGGGATCACCAACCTGCTTATGTATGTGAAGAGCATGAAGGGTCTTGCAGGGATCCGAGATGCCATGTGGGAGTTACTTACCAATGAGTCCACCAGTCACAACTGGGAGGTGGTGTGTCAGCGGCTTCTGGAGAGGCCACTCTTATTCTGGGAGGACAtgatgcagcagctcttcctggaTCGGTTACAG ACTCTGACAAAAGAAGGCTTTGAATCCATCTCCAGGAGCTCCAAAGAACTCCTGGTCTCAGCTTTGCAGGAGCTTGAGAGCAGCACCAGCAACTCTACATCAAATAAGCACATCCACTTTGAGCAGAACATGTCTCTCTTCCTCTGGTCAGAGAGTCCCAGTGACCTGCCTCCAGATGCTGCCTGGGTCAATGTGGCAAATCGGGGTCAGTTTGCCAGTAgtggcctctcaatgaaagcccaAGCTATCAGCCCTTATGTACAGAACTTCTGCTCTGCCCTGGATTCCAAACTGAAAGTTAAATTGGATGACCTCCTGGCTTACCTTCCCTCTGATGATGTGCCTCTGCCCAAGGATGCTGTCCCCACTCAGACCAAGAGCTCTGCCTTTGACAGATATGCAGATGCTGGGACTGTGCAGGCCATGCTGCAGATGCACTCGGTGGCATGCATCAAGCACATCCTGGATGGCATCCAGGTGGAGCTGCAGAACATTGAGGAAGTTGTGCAAGGCCAGCAGGATGTGCTCCAAGGCACCAAGCTGCACGCCGTGCTTTTCATGGCCAGACTCTGCCAGTCTCTAGGAGAACTGTGCCCCCACCTGAAACAGTGTATTGTGGGAAAGTCCaggagctctgacaaaccatcaagGGAGGCTAGGGCTCTGAAAAAGCAGGGGAAGAGCAAAGCccaggaaatccttcctgtacaggccaaatggcaggaagttAAAGATGTACTCCTCCAGCAGAGTGTGATGGGCTACCAGGTCTGGAGCTCAGCGGTCGTGAAG GTTCTGATTCACGGATTCACCCAGTCATTGCTTTTAGATGATGCTGGTTCAGTCCTGGCCACAGCTACCAACTGGGATGAATTAGAAATTCAAGAGGAGACAGAGTCTGGCAGCAGCGTTACATCGAAGATCAGACTTCCTACACAG CCATCCTGGTATGTACAGTCCTTCCTGTTCAGCTTATGCCAGGAAATTAATTGGGTTGGAGGTCATGCTTTGCCAAAGGTGACGCTGCAGGAGATGCTGAAAAGCTGCATGTTTCAAGTAGTAGCTGCCTATGAGGAACTTTCTGAAGAAAAGCAGATTAAG AGAGAAGGTGCATTCCCAGTAACCCAGAACCGGGCACTGCAGCTCCTCTATGACCTGCGCTACCTCAGCATCGTTCTGACAGCCAAGAGTGAGGAGGCAAAGAGTGGCCGCAACAAACCAGACTCCAG GATTGAGAAAGTGACTGACCACCTGGAGGCACTCATCGATCCATTTGACCTGGATGTTTTCACGCCACACTTCAACAGCAACCTTAACCACCTGGTGCAGCGGACTTCT GTTCTGTTTGGTTTGGTTACCGGCACTGATAATCAGTTCACCCCCCGGAGTGGCACATTCAACTCCCAGGAACCCCACAACATTCTGCCACTGGCATCAAGTCAGATCAG GTTTGGACTTCTTCCACTGAGCATGACAAGCACTCGGAAGGCTAAATCAACCAGAAGCACTGAAACAAAAACCCAG GATGCCTCCATTAAGCCTGCAGGAGTCCTCCTGG GTTGGTCCCCCGGAACTCTCCAGAGCAGATGA
- the Cog1 gene encoding conserved oligomeric Golgi complex subunit 1 isoform X1 has protein sequence MAAVATSPALKRLDLRDPAALFETHGAEEIRGLERQVRAEIEHKKEELRQMVGERYRDLIEAADTIGQMRRCAEGLVDAVKATDQYCARLRQAGWPRPPRAPQPQPPSQEKFYSMAAQIKLLLEIPEKIWSFMEASQYLHATQLYLLCCHLHSLLQLDSSSSRYNPILSRFPILIRQVAAASHFRSTILHESKMLLKCQAVSDQAIAEALCSIMLLEESSPRQALTDFLLARKTTIQKLLNQPHHGAGIKAQICSLVELLATTLNQAHALFYTLPEGLLPDPSLPCGLLFSTLETITGQHPTGKGISVLKGEMKLCSWFRRLPASVIEFQPTLRTLAHPISQEYLRDTLQKWIHMCNEDIKNGITNLLMYVKSMKGLAGIRDAMWELLTNESTSHNWEVVCQRLLERPLLFWEDMMQQLFLDRLQTLTKEGFESISRSSKELLVSALQELESSTSNSTSNKHIHFEQNMSLFLWSESPSDLPPDAAWVNVANRGQFASSGLSMKAQAISPYVQNFCSALDSKLKVKLDDLLAYLPSDDVPLPKDAVPTQTKSSAFDRYADAGTVQAMLQMHSVACIKHILDGIQVELQNIEEVVQGQQDVLQGTKLHAVLFMARLCQSLGELCPHLKQCIVGKSRSSDKPSREARALKKQGKSKAQEILPVQAKWQEVKDVLLQQSVMGYQVWSSAVVKVLIHGFTQSLLLDDAGSVLATATNWDELEIQEETESGSSVTSKIRLPTQPSWYVQSFLFSLCQEINWVGGHALPKVTLQEMLKSCMFQVVAAYEELSEEKQIKREGAFPVTQNRALQLLYDLRYLSIVLTAKSEEAKSGRNKPDSRIEKVTDHLEALIDPFDLDVFTPHFNSNLNHLVQRTSVLFGLVTGTDNQFTPRSGTFNSQEPHNILPLASSQIRFGLLPLSMTSTRKAKSTRSTETKTQVGPPELSRADDPMHPGSLFRQLVSEEDDSSASSLFKLGWLASMTK, from the exons ATGGCGGCTGTGGCCACCTCCCCGGCGTTGAAGCGACTGGATCTGCGCGACCCCGCGGCGCTTTTCGAGACTCATGGGGCTGAGGAGATCCGCGGGCTGGAGCGCCAGGTTCGGGCCGAGATCGAGCACAAGAAGGAGgagctgcggcagatggtgggcgAGCGGTACCGCGACCTGATCGAGGCGGCCGACACCATCGGGCAGATGCGCCGCTGCGCAGAGGGGCTGGTGGACGCCGTGAAGGCCACCGACCAGTACTGTGCCCGCCTGCGCCAGGCCGGCTGGCCGCGGCCCCCTCGCGCCCCGCAG CCACAGCCACCATCCCAGGAGAAGTTCTACAGCATGGCTGCCCAGATCAAACTACTCTTAGAAATCCCTGAGAAGATCTGGAGCTTCATGGAAGCCTCTCAGTATCTCCATGCCACACAGCTCTACCTGCTCTGCTGCCACCTTCACAGTCTGCTCCAGCTGGATTCTTCTAGTTCCCGATACAACCCCATCCTTTCCCGATTTCCTATACTCATCCGGCAGGTAGCAGCAGCCAGCCACTTCCG ATCAACCATTCTGCACGAAAGCAAGATGCTACTCAAATGCCAAGCTGTGTCTGACCAAGCTATAGCTGAGGCCCTCTGCTCTATAATGCTCTTAGAAGAGAGTTCTCCCCGCCAAGCCCTCACCGACTTCCTGTTGGCCAGAAAGACAACTATTCAGAAACTTCTCAACCAGCCACACCATG GTGCTGGCATCAAGGCCCAGATTTGCTCTTTAGTGGAGTTGCTGGCCACCACTTTGAACCAGGCTCATGCCCTTTTCTACACTTTGCCAGAAGGTCTGCTGCCAGATCCATCCCTGCCGTGTGGCTTGCTCTTCTCTACTCTGGAGACCATCACAGGCCAGCATCCTACTG GAAAGGGCATCAGTGTTCTGAAAGGGGAGATGAAGCTCTGCAGCTGGTTCAGACGCCTGCCAGCATCCGTCATCGAATTCCAACCAACACTCCGAACCCTTGCACATCCCATCAGCCAGGAGTACCTGAGAGACACGCTGCAGAAATGGATCCACAT GTGTAACGAAGACATCAAAAACGGGATCACCAACCTGCTTATGTATGTGAAGAGCATGAAGGGTCTTGCAGGGATCCGAGATGCCATGTGGGAGTTACTTACCAATGAGTCCACCAGTCACAACTGGGAGGTGGTGTGTCAGCGGCTTCTGGAGAGGCCACTCTTATTCTGGGAGGACAtgatgcagcagctcttcctggaTCGGTTACAG ACTCTGACAAAAGAAGGCTTTGAATCCATCTCCAGGAGCTCCAAAGAACTCCTGGTCTCAGCTTTGCAGGAGCTTGAGAGCAGCACCAGCAACTCTACATCAAATAAGCACATCCACTTTGAGCAGAACATGTCTCTCTTCCTCTGGTCAGAGAGTCCCAGTGACCTGCCTCCAGATGCTGCCTGGGTCAATGTGGCAAATCGGGGTCAGTTTGCCAGTAgtggcctctcaatgaaagcccaAGCTATCAGCCCTTATGTACAGAACTTCTGCTCTGCCCTGGATTCCAAACTGAAAGTTAAATTGGATGACCTCCTGGCTTACCTTCCCTCTGATGATGTGCCTCTGCCCAAGGATGCTGTCCCCACTCAGACCAAGAGCTCTGCCTTTGACAGATATGCAGATGCTGGGACTGTGCAGGCCATGCTGCAGATGCACTCGGTGGCATGCATCAAGCACATCCTGGATGGCATCCAGGTGGAGCTGCAGAACATTGAGGAAGTTGTGCAAGGCCAGCAGGATGTGCTCCAAGGCACCAAGCTGCACGCCGTGCTTTTCATGGCCAGACTCTGCCAGTCTCTAGGAGAACTGTGCCCCCACCTGAAACAGTGTATTGTGGGAAAGTCCaggagctctgacaaaccatcaagGGAGGCTAGGGCTCTGAAAAAGCAGGGGAAGAGCAAAGCccaggaaatccttcctgtacaggccaaatggcaggaagttAAAGATGTACTCCTCCAGCAGAGTGTGATGGGCTACCAGGTCTGGAGCTCAGCGGTCGTGAAG GTTCTGATTCACGGATTCACCCAGTCATTGCTTTTAGATGATGCTGGTTCAGTCCTGGCCACAGCTACCAACTGGGATGAATTAGAAATTCAAGAGGAGACAGAGTCTGGCAGCAGCGTTACATCGAAGATCAGACTTCCTACACAG CCATCCTGGTATGTACAGTCCTTCCTGTTCAGCTTATGCCAGGAAATTAATTGGGTTGGAGGTCATGCTTTGCCAAAGGTGACGCTGCAGGAGATGCTGAAAAGCTGCATGTTTCAAGTAGTAGCTGCCTATGAGGAACTTTCTGAAGAAAAGCAGATTAAG AGAGAAGGTGCATTCCCAGTAACCCAGAACCGGGCACTGCAGCTCCTCTATGACCTGCGCTACCTCAGCATCGTTCTGACAGCCAAGAGTGAGGAGGCAAAGAGTGGCCGCAACAAACCAGACTCCAG GATTGAGAAAGTGACTGACCACCTGGAGGCACTCATCGATCCATTTGACCTGGATGTTTTCACGCCACACTTCAACAGCAACCTTAACCACCTGGTGCAGCGGACTTCT GTTCTGTTTGGTTTGGTTACCGGCACTGATAATCAGTTCACCCCCCGGAGTGGCACATTCAACTCCCAGGAACCCCACAACATTCTGCCACTGGCATCAAGTCAGATCAG GTTTGGACTTCTTCCACTGAGCATGACAAGCACTCGGAAGGCTAAATCAACCAGAAGCACTGAAACAAAAACCCAG GTTGGTCCCCCGGAACTCTCCAGAGCAGATGACCCGATGCATCCTGGCTCCTTGTTCAGACAGCTCGTCAGCGAGGAAGATGACTCATCTGCATCTTCATTATTCAAACTTGGCTGGCTCGCTAGTATGACTAAGTAA